The DNA window CAACCAATCAACTTACGTTCGCGTACACTTCTGACAAGCGATTCGCCTTTCCCGACGTACGCTGTGCCAACCGGGAAGCCCTGTTGATCCTGGGGCGGTCCGGGACCGGAAAAACCACTTTTCTGCATCTGCTGGCCCTACTGCTCACTCCCAAGAGTGGCTCTGTCACGATCGACAATACCGACCTGACCACCCTTAGCCCCGCGCAAACGGCCACTTTCCGCGCCCAGCATCTGGGTATCATCTACCAGAAACCGCATTTCGTCAGTTCGCTGTCTGTTCTCGATAATTTGCTGATGGCGAATTACCTGGCGGGGAAACCGCAGGATAAGAAACGGGCGACCGAGCTGGCCGGTCAGCTGGGGTTCGATGGGCAGTTGCAGAAGAAAACCAACCAGATGAGTCAGGGTGAGCAGCAGCGCGTCAGCATCGCCCGCGCCATGATGAATCAGCCCAGCGTAATCCTGGCCGACGAGCCGACGTCGAGCCTAGATGACGACAATACCGATCGGGTGGTTCGATTGCTGCGCGAACAGTCGGAGCAGATCGGGGCCAGTCTGATTGTGGTGACTCACGATCAGCGGTTGAAAGATGTGTTCACCAACCGGGTTGAACTGTGACCATACCTATGAGCCTTTCCATGCGTAGTTACTGCCTGCTGGTTTGCTGCCTGCTGTCGTTGGGTGCTACGGCGCAAAACCGGAAAAAGAAAGACTACCTCGTGTCTGTCACGACCGATTACGGGCCGATGACGCTGGTGCTGTACGATCAGACACCGAAGCACAAAGCCAAC is part of the Spirosoma rhododendri genome and encodes:
- a CDS encoding ABC transporter ATP-binding protein; this translates as MLATNQLTFAYTSDKRFAFPDVRCANREALLILGRSGTGKTTFLHLLALLLTPKSGSVTIDNTDLTTLSPAQTATFRAQHLGIIYQKPHFVSSLSVLDNLLMANYLAGKPQDKKRATELAGQLGFDGQLQKKTNQMSQGEQQRVSIARAMMNQPSVILADEPTSSLDDDNTDRVVRLLREQSEQIGASLIVVTHDQRLKDVFTNRVEL